In a genomic window of Pseudomonadota bacterium:
- a CDS encoding PAS domain S-box protein: MLVTENDPELLILTAMALRRAGHEVLEASTGEECLEKTRANRPDVVMLDVALPDISGIEACRQIKESVGFKDILVILTSDTHISSEHQANGLNIGADGLIVKPISDKELIARVQSMVRIKMAEEAFKASETRYRRLFETAQDGILIINEETGQIDDVNPFLIDMLGYTYEEFMGKKLWEIGAFKNTGASKAALTELQHKGYVRYEDLPLTAKDGREIDVEFVSNVYTVNHQKVIQCNIRDITIKRVAEKELRRSQKLFHTIARVSPVGLFLTDSEGQCVYVNEYWSEITGLSPDETYGEGWAKALFPADKERVLNEWYQAVQRDLPFESEFRFQQQGGIIKWVMGKAIAERGVHGEKLGYVGTVTDITERKKIENELQKAYDGLEERVAERTAQLVASNVLLKQEIMKRKIVGEKLNESQERLRNLTNHLQQIRDP; this comes from the coding sequence ATACTTGTTACAGAAAATGACCCCGAACTCCTCATCCTGACCGCCATGGCCCTCAGGAGAGCGGGGCATGAAGTCCTGGAGGCATCTACGGGGGAGGAATGCCTCGAGAAAACCCGCGCCAATCGTCCTGATGTGGTCATGCTGGATGTGGCGCTCCCCGATATCTCCGGCATTGAGGCATGCAGGCAGATTAAGGAAAGCGTTGGCTTCAAGGATATTCTTGTAATCCTCACCTCTGACACCCATATCTCATCCGAACACCAGGCGAACGGGCTCAATATTGGGGCCGATGGTCTCATAGTAAAGCCCATTTCCGACAAGGAGCTCATTGCACGGGTACAGTCAATGGTACGGATCAAGATGGCAGAGGAAGCGTTTAAGGCTTCCGAGACTCGTTACCGGAGGCTCTTTGAAACAGCCCAGGACGGAATCTTGATCATCAATGAAGAGACGGGGCAGATAGATGATGTTAACCCATTCCTGATAGACATGTTGGGCTATACCTATGAAGAGTTTATGGGAAAGAAGCTCTGGGAGATAGGGGCCTTCAAAAACACCGGGGCAAGCAAAGCTGCCCTTACCGAGTTGCAGCATAAAGGGTATGTCCGTTATGAAGATTTACCGCTTACAGCAAAAGACGGACGGGAGATCGATGTAGAATTTGTCAGTAACGTGTACACGGTAAACCACCAAAAGGTCATCCAGTGCAATATCCGCGACATCACAATCAAAAGAGTAGCCGAGAAAGAACTCCGGAGGAGCCAGAAGCTTTTCCACACAATCGCACGGGTGTCTCCGGTGGGACTATTCCTTACTGACAGTGAAGGACAGTGTGTCTACGTAAATGAATACTGGTCTGAAATTACCGGCCTATCGCCCGACGAGACATATGGAGAAGGGTGGGCAAAGGCACTGTTCCCCGCGGACAAAGAAAGGGTCTTGAACGAATGGTATCAGGCGGTCCAAAGGGATCTGCCTTTCGAATCAGAATTTCGCTTCCAGCAGCAGGGCGGCATTATAAAATGGGTGATGGGGAAAGCAATAGCTGAAAGAGGCGTACATGGAGAAAAACTTGGTTATGTGGGGACCGTCACCGACATCACCGAGCGCAAGAAGATAGAAAATGAGCTTCAGAAAGCATACGATGGATTGGAAGAACGGGTTGCAGAACGGACAGCTCAATTGGTTGCATCAAATGTGCTGCTTAAACAGGAAATCATGAAACGTAAAATCGTTGGAGAAAAACTGAATGAATCCCAGGAACGATTGCGCAATCTCACCAACCATTTACAACAAATCAGAGATCCATGA
- a CDS encoding ATP-binding protein, producing MDIRWIERRLPEDGTLIAERLNSIFMLIDNAILSVQRLSMALRPPALDDFGLNEAIELVLTDFKKRTNITCEFISTPYRTALNREVSTEVFRIFQEALTNIARHANAQIVTIILQHTGNRLTMEIRDDGRGITKKEIADPSSIGLTGMHERVYALKGTLEINGVQGKGTTVTVSIPLRENKKNNTKINRRPKKTAGEV from the coding sequence ATGGATATACGCTGGATAGAAAGACGATTACCGGAAGACGGCACATTGATTGCGGAAAGGCTCAACTCAATATTTATGCTTATTGATAATGCCATCCTTTCCGTGCAAAGACTTTCGATGGCATTGAGACCGCCCGCCCTGGACGATTTTGGTCTGAATGAAGCAATCGAATTGGTGTTAACGGATTTTAAAAAGAGGACAAACATTACATGCGAGTTTATTTCAACGCCGTACCGCACGGCCCTTAACAGGGAAGTTTCTACAGAGGTCTTTCGTATCTTCCAGGAAGCTCTTACCAACATTGCCCGCCATGCCAACGCACAAATTGTTACGATAATCCTGCAGCATACGGGAAATCGACTCACTATGGAAATCAGGGATGACGGGAGAGGCATTACAAAAAAGGAGATCGCAGACCCTTCGTCTATTGGATTGACGGGCATGCATGAACGGGTATATGCCCTGAAGGGAACCCTCGAAATCAACGGCGTTCAGGGAAAAGGAACAACCGTTACCGTAAGTATTCCCCTCCGTGAAAATAAAAAAAACAACACAAAAATAAATCGTCGTCCGAAGAAGACGGCAGGAGAGGTGTAA
- a CDS encoding response regulator transcription factor, producing MLRIIIADDHPVVLKGLKEIIEEHFDDVTIDTSSKGYELLNKINDNDYDIVLLDISLPDINGMEVLREIKKKKRKLLVLILSMYPEEQYAARALKAGANGYLTKRSASDELVLAVRKILSGKRYVSPAFAEKMMFDFESDTEKPPHENLSDRELQVLCMMGKGTAVREIAEKLHLSPNTIRTYRTRILEKIGVKGTSELIHYAITHDLTEE from the coding sequence ATGCTCCGCATTATTATTGCCGATGATCACCCGGTCGTGCTCAAAGGTCTCAAAGAGATCATCGAGGAACACTTCGACGATGTGACAATCGATACAAGCTCTAAGGGCTATGAATTGCTGAACAAGATTAACGACAATGATTACGACATTGTTCTCCTTGATATTTCGCTCCCCGATATCAATGGCATGGAAGTCCTCAGAGAAATTAAAAAGAAGAAACGGAAACTCCTTGTTCTTATCCTGAGCATGTATCCTGAAGAGCAGTACGCAGCCCGCGCCTTAAAAGCCGGAGCAAATGGCTATCTTACAAAACGAAGTGCATCGGATGAACTGGTGCTGGCTGTACGGAAAATTCTGTCCGGTAAAAGATATGTAAGCCCTGCCTTTGCCGAAAAGATGATGTTCGATTTCGAGTCAGATACTGAAAAACCTCCCCATGAAAATCTCTCCGATCGTGAGCTTCAAGTGCTGTGCATGATGGGCAAAGGAACGGCGGTGAGGGAAATCGCCGAGAAACTCCATTTGAGCCCAAACACCATAAGAACCTATCGGACTCGCATTTTGGAAAAGATCGGTGTTAAGGGAACCAGCGAGCTGAT